The following coding sequences lie in one Prochlorococcus marinus XMU1411 genomic window:
- the aspS gene encoding aspartate--tRNA ligase — MRNKICKELNNTDIGKLVNLCGWVDRRRDHGGVIFIDLRDHSGFLQITINPDDGADLFKQAETLRNETVIMVSGIINERPKDSINTNLSTGELELKVKDLQVLNQIKNNLPFPVSIHDYENTKEELRLKYRYLDLRRGKLLENLKTRHKIIKVAREFLDNFGFTEVETPLLTKSTPEGARDFLVPARLSNGEFFALPQSPQLFKQLLMVGGLDKYYQIAKCFRDEDLRADRQPEFTQLDIEMSFISEEEIISFNESLIKKIWKEVLNINFNNAFPRMSWQEAMDNYGTDRPDTRYQMLLKDLGGVLGDIGFNIFTKAIKSGGYIKSITVKGGNSSISNVRIKPGGDIFQVAQDAGAGGLAFIRVKGDELETIGAIKNNLSEDHITDILKITEAKDGDLILLGAGDKQIVNQSLDRVRQYIAKDLNLVDKSKWNFLWVTDFPMFERNEDENRYEALHHPFCSPKNIKSKDSETLKKEIESSTANAYDLVLNGLELGGGSLRIHEANLQREVLKTVGLTDKEIDEKFGFLIEALEMGAPPHGGIAFGLDRITMLIIGADSIRETIAFPKNQQAKCLLTNAPSNVSELQLKELDIEITIDE, encoded by the coding sequence ATGAGAAACAAAATTTGCAAAGAACTCAATAATACAGATATTGGTAAATTAGTTAATTTGTGCGGATGGGTAGATAGAAGAAGAGATCATGGTGGTGTAATATTTATTGATTTAAGAGACCATAGTGGATTTCTACAAATAACAATTAACCCCGATGATGGTGCAGATCTATTTAAACAGGCAGAAACTCTAAGAAATGAAACAGTAATAATGGTTAGCGGAATTATTAATGAAAGGCCCAAAGATTCCATAAATACAAATTTAAGTACTGGAGAGCTAGAGCTTAAGGTTAAAGATTTACAAGTTCTCAACCAAATTAAAAACAACTTACCTTTTCCAGTGTCTATTCATGATTATGAAAATACAAAAGAGGAACTCAGATTAAAATATAGATACCTTGATTTAAGAAGGGGAAAATTACTAGAAAATTTAAAAACAAGACATAAGATTATTAAAGTTGCTAGAGAATTTCTTGATAATTTTGGATTTACAGAAGTAGAGACCCCATTACTTACAAAGTCAACTCCTGAAGGCGCTCGCGATTTTCTTGTTCCTGCACGTCTTTCAAATGGAGAATTTTTTGCTTTACCTCAATCCCCACAACTATTTAAACAACTTCTAATGGTTGGAGGCTTAGATAAGTATTATCAAATCGCAAAATGTTTCCGTGATGAAGACTTAAGAGCAGATAGACAGCCAGAGTTTACTCAATTAGATATTGAGATGAGCTTTATTAGTGAAGAAGAAATAATTTCTTTTAATGAAAGTCTCATAAAAAAAATATGGAAAGAAGTGTTAAATATTAATTTTAATAATGCTTTTCCAAGAATGTCATGGCAGGAAGCAATGGATAATTACGGAACTGATAGACCAGATACTAGATATCAAATGTTATTAAAAGATTTAGGAGGAGTATTAGGTGATATTGGATTTAATATTTTCACCAAGGCAATTAAGTCTGGAGGTTATATAAAATCCATAACAGTCAAAGGAGGTAATTCAAGTATTAGCAATGTAAGAATTAAACCAGGAGGTGACATCTTCCAAGTAGCTCAAGATGCAGGAGCTGGTGGTTTGGCCTTTATAAGGGTCAAAGGAGATGAGCTTGAGACTATTGGGGCAATTAAAAATAATTTAAGTGAAGATCATATTACTGATATTTTAAAAATCACAGAAGCAAAAGATGGAGACTTAATCCTCTTAGGAGCTGGAGATAAACAAATTGTCAATCAGTCATTAGATAGGGTAAGACAATATATCGCAAAAGACCTAAATCTTGTTGATAAAAGTAAATGGAATTTCTTATGGGTAACTGACTTCCCGATGTTTGAGAGAAATGAAGATGAGAATAGATATGAAGCTTTACATCATCCTTTTTGTTCTCCAAAAAATATAAAATCTAAAGATTCTGAAACCTTGAAAAAAGAAATTGAGAGCTCTACAGCAAATGCTTATGACTTAGTTCTCAATGGATTGGAGTTAGGTGGTGGTTCTTTACGTATTCATGAAGCCAACTTACAAAGAGAGGTTCTGAAAACGGTTGGACTTACTGATAAAGAGATTGATGAAAAATTTGGATTTTTAATAGAAGCCTTAGAAATGGGTGCTCCTCCTCATGGTGGAATAGCGTTTGGATTGGATCGTATTACCATGCTGATCATTGGTGCAGATTCAATAAGAGAAACCATTGCTTTTCCAAAAAATCAACAAGCAAAATGTCTTCTCACAAATGCACCTTCAAATGTCTCTGAATTACAATTAAAAGAATTAGATATTGAAATAACAATTGATGAATAA